One bacterium genomic region harbors:
- a CDS encoding SPASM domain-containing protein — translation MENRVSGCCPEKDTGLWITNLNFWLTSGCNFRCRYCYENKIKDLPIKTADKEIIKQLLNWFFDDRISGKNNNLSLNFFGGEPLLYPDLIEFTCIEGKKLEAKTGKRISFSMTTNASLLTKEMVEFFKIFNMGYLISLDGDLDTMLRWRGIQDSEKNLEILKRTEDNARLIYQLYPNLTTRITLPNSELKRIFHNTLYIYSLGCNNISAHIVTDGAGEIQSDGVEDYKQQMEEMYYWLKSFLIRGQKIPYSTVDKCLNHRGNPLEQGACGAGKGFLGISPDGGIYPCHRFVIWDEWRLGDVFHYELDNDKRKIFINFKRKNLERCLNCESKTCHSQCYASNYAKFKNIFSIHPLYCEIKKIEEKIADRLKNDPDIIKRQIKTQKNKINDLQNKNLEINQRFEELKRSLINGKANKE, via the coding sequence ATGGAAAATAGAGTATCTGGATGTTGTCCTGAGAAAGATACAGGTCTTTGGATAACGAATTTAAATTTTTGGTTAACCAGTGGGTGTAATTTCAGGTGTAGATATTGTTATGAAAACAAAATAAAAGATTTACCTATAAAAACAGCAGATAAAGAGATAATAAAGCAGTTATTAAACTGGTTTTTTGATGATAGAATCTCAGGTAAAAACAATAATTTAAGTTTAAACTTTTTTGGTGGTGAACCTTTATTATATCCAGATTTAATAGAGTTTACTTGTATAGAAGGCAAGAAATTAGAAGCTAAAACAGGTAAAAGAATTTCATTCTCAATGACTACTAATGCTTCATTATTAACGAAAGAAATGGTAGAATTTTTTAAGATTTTCAATATGGGATATTTAATATCTCTTGATGGTGATTTAGATACTATGTTAAGATGGCGTGGTATACAGGATTCAGAAAAAAACTTAGAAATACTCAAACGAACAGAAGACAATGCGAGACTAATTTATCAACTATATCCTAATCTTACTACAAGAATTACATTACCAAATTCTGAATTGAAAAGAATATTTCATAATACTTTATATATCTATTCACTGGGTTGTAATAATATTTCAGCACATATAGTAACTGATGGAGCAGGTGAAATACAATCAGATGGAGTAGAAGACTACAAACAACAAATGGAAGAGATGTATTATTGGTTAAAGAGTTTCTTGATTAGAGGCCAAAAGATTCCATATTCTACTGTAGATAAATGTTTAAACCATAGAGGCAATCCTTTAGAACAAGGTGCTTGTGGAGCTGGAAAAGGATTTTTAGGGATAAGTCCTGATGGTGGAATATATCCTTGCCATAGGTTTGTTATATGGGATGAATGGAGATTAGGTGATGTATTCCATTATGAATTAGACAATGATAAACGAAAGATTTTTATTAATTTCAAGCGTAAAAATTTAGAGAGATGTTTGAACTGTGAATCAAAGACTTGTCACTCTCAATGTTATGCTTCAAATTATGCTAAATTTAAGAATATTTTTAGTATTCATCCGCTATATTGTGAAATAAAGAAAATAGAAGAAAAAATAGCAGATAGATTAAAAAATGACCCTGATATTATAAAAAGACAGATAAAGACTCAAAAAAATAAGATTAATGATTTACAAAATAAGAATCTTGAAATTAACCAAAGGTTCGAGGAATTAAAAAGGAGTTTGATTAATGGCAAAGCGAATAAGGAATGA
- a CDS encoding DUF5659 domain-containing protein: MKEKIEITDIALASALIIKGKNLIEVRKRGRYCTFIFEKDKILEGLVESYYKDELLVSAKRLFQEYKTLKQIRFNFKGGENGQKNWNYNPH; encoded by the coding sequence ATGAAAGAAAAGATAGAGATTACTGATATAGCATTAGCAAGTGCATTAATAATTAAAGGCAAAAATTTAATAGAAGTAAGGAAAAGAGGTAGATACTGCACTTTTATATTTGAAAAAGATAAAATACTTGAAGGGTTAGTAGAATCTTATTATAAGGATGAATTATTGGTCTCAGCGAAGAGATTATTTCAGGAATATAAAACTTTAAAACAGATAAGATTCAATTTTAAAGGAGGAGAAAATGGACAAAAAAATTGGAATTATAATCCCCACTAA
- a CDS encoding glycosyltransferase yields the protein MDKKIGIIIPTKIIRKDILLNLLSQLDSLGLSENIFLMIDNSEKPKEILERFRKIKYKNFDNLGFGNLINQIPKFIKAEYYLIMNDDIIVYPEFIEDLLKGIKAGYDMVGPTSNYVGGIQSRNYKVSENNYKDLATEISKDYSKNYIIETSFLSGFLFLIKSELLEKYKIPESIKNFYTDNYLSYRLYSDGYSLGIIENCFIYHYGSLTYKSLGLDTYSQDFQEYLRIINSLKNSDIRIAGLLRTKNSMEYIKKGFVNKFLALVDRLYVVDTGSTDGTYEYYKELSKTKNIVLVKYSEKEDLERSFITELAYKDNYQWALWLDSDEIPDRYITKDYLRNLASNSIFPEVNSFVFRILTYWRGNTHHRIDGVWGNLSGARFFKLIKNKTSWITPNVMGLHCSPLVCLDNFGKRYTSRKILHYGYDSYEKAYSKFKFYSEIDKDKNTLLIGTPDYSHLIDESKISLIPVREKTVGFFCITKQDSFNKNFFNQLRQNFSLFDEIIIGIDDRSCKETIDLLKLMNVNYRLFKFKNFSQARNKVKKALKTDFIFFMDDDEILINPFEFMKLNELEDYLFLFEISNIIKEDNIEFNSYSVRLFPNDKTLKFKNKIHEVIESNKYKLYFAGKLLYNIKEKPNFQYYRQEILKDKTPLNMAKLMIDKAQFDKALKYLNKLPDSNIYKEYLKAYIYLIKAYYSLNKIQSFGSRAIFINKTRALVKDLLKEYLKS from the coding sequence ATGGACAAAAAAATTGGAATTATAATCCCCACTAAAATTATCAGAAAAGATATTTTATTAAATCTTCTTTCACAGTTAGATTCTCTTGGATTAAGTGAAAATATTTTCTTAATGATAGATAATTCTGAAAAACCTAAAGAAATCTTAGAAAGATTTAGGAAAATAAAATATAAAAATTTTGATAATTTAGGTTTTGGCAATTTAATTAATCAAATTCCGAAGTTCATTAAAGCCGAATATTACTTAATAATGAACGATGATATTATAGTTTATCCTGAGTTTATAGAGGATTTATTAAAAGGCATAAAAGCAGGTTATGATATGGTAGGGCCTACAAGTAACTATGTTGGTGGGATTCAGAGTAGAAATTATAAAGTATCTGAAAATAACTATAAAGACTTAGCAACTGAAATCTCTAAAGATTATTCAAAAAATTATATAATAGAAACTTCTTTTCTTTCAGGATTTTTGTTTTTAATTAAATCAGAATTACTTGAAAAATACAAAATCCCAGAATCAATCAAAAATTTCTATACTGATAATTATTTATCTTACAGATTATATTCAGATGGATACTCTTTAGGTATTATTGAGAACTGTTTTATTTATCATTATGGTAGTTTAACTTATAAATCTCTTGGGTTAGATACTTATAGTCAAGACTTTCAAGAATATCTAAGAATAATAAATTCTTTAAAAAATTCTGATATCAGAATAGCAGGTTTATTAAGGACCAAAAACTCAATGGAATACATTAAAAAAGGCTTTGTGAATAAATTTTTAGCTTTGGTTGATAGGCTTTATGTAGTAGATACAGGTTCTACTGATGGAACTTATGAGTATTACAAAGAATTAAGTAAAACAAAAAACATAGTTTTAGTAAAATATTCAGAAAAAGAAGATTTAGAAAGAAGTTTTATTACGGAATTAGCTTACAAAGATAATTATCAATGGGCTTTATGGTTAGATTCAGATGAGATACCTGATAGATATATAACAAAGGACTATTTAAGAAATTTAGCTAGTAATTCTATATTTCCAGAAGTAAACTCATTTGTTTTTAGAATTTTAACTTATTGGCGAGGAAATACACATCATAGAATAGATGGAGTCTGGGGTAATCTTTCAGGAGCAAGATTCTTTAAATTAATTAAGAATAAAACGAGTTGGATTACTCCTAATGTAATGGGATTGCATTGTAGTCCTTTGGTTTGTCTTGATAATTTCGGTAAAAGATATACTTCAAGAAAGATATTACATTACGGCTATGATAGTTATGAGAAAGCATACTCTAAATTTAAGTTTTATTCTGAAATAGATAAAGATAAAAACACTCTTTTGATAGGAACACCTGATTACTCACATTTGATTGATGAATCTAAAATAAGTCTTATTCCTGTTAGAGAGAAAACAGTTGGTTTCTTCTGTATTACAAAACAAGATTCCTTCAATAAAAATTTCTTTAATCAATTACGACAGAATTTTAGTTTATTTGATGAAATAATCATAGGTATAGATGATAGGTCCTGTAAAGAAACTATTGATTTACTGAAACTAATGAATGTGAATTATAGATTATTTAAATTTAAGAATTTTAGTCAAGCTCGTAACAAAGTGAAAAAGGCTTTGAAAACAGATTTTATATTTTTTATGGATGATGATGAGATATTAATAAATCCATTTGAGTTTATGAAACTTAATGAATTGGAAGATTATTTATTCTTGTTTGAAATCTCTAATATTATCAAAGAAGATAATATAGAATTTAATTCTTACTCAGTAAGGCTTTTTCCCAACGATAAAACCTTAAAATTCAAAAATAAAATCCACGAAGTAATAGAAAGTAATAAATATAAATTATATTTTGCTGGTAAACTTTTATATAATATTAAAGAAAAACCAAATTTCCAGTATTATAGACAAGAAATTTTAAAAGATAAGACTCCGTTAAATATGGCTAAACTAATGATAGACAAAGCACAGTTTGATAAAGCTTTAAAATATCTAAATAAGCTTCCAGATTCTAATATTTATAAAGAATATCTTAAAGCTTATATTTATTTAATTAAAGCTTATTACTCTTTGAATAAAATTCAGTCTTTTGGTTCAAGAGCCATTTTTATCAATAAAACCAGAGCCTTAGTTAAAGATTTATTAAAGGAATACTTAAAATCTTGA